The Daphnia magna isolate NIES linkage group LG6, ASM2063170v1.1, whole genome shotgun sequence genome segment GACTTCCTGGCAAAGACGGAGCCCCAGGTGCTCCAGGGTATACGGGACCACAAGGACCGCAAGGGCCATCTGGAAAAGACGGAGCTCCTGGTCCAAAAGGCGACACTGGCTCTAAAGGAGAAAAAGGAGACTCTGGATCACCTGGAACTCCAGGTAAAGATGGACTCCCTGGTGCACCCAGTTACGTAGCCGGACCTACAGGACCTCAGGGACCAGCTGGTGCTCCAGGTGCCCCTGGTAAAGATGGCCTTGATGGATATGCAGGCACCCCGGGTAAAGACGGAAAAGATGGCGCTCCAGGCTTCCCAGGTTCGtcatatttaaatattgaattaAAAATCTTGTTTTCTAATTGAATCGTTTTACAATTCAGGTCCTCAGGGCGAAAAAGGGGATAGCGGAAAAGACGGCATGCCTGGTCCTCAAGGTCCTCAAGGACCAGCTGGTTATCCTGGACCCTCTGGCTCCGAAGGTCCTACTGGTCCCGTTGGACCTGCTGGACCTGAAGGAAAACCCGGTTTCGATGGAAGCAATGGTGAACCAGGCTATCCTGGACCTGTTGGACCTGAAGGACCACATGGACCGCAGGGATTACCGGGGGTACCAGGACCCCAAGGACCTAAGGGTAACACGGAACCAATCGGTTACACCGCTCATTCTGGAACCGAATCGCACGGCCAAAAGGGTGGCTCTGGTGTTTCGGGAGTGTACCTACCTGTGGTCGCCATTCAAACAGCTGGATTCAACGGATATCAAAATTCCGGATACGGTCTACCTGAGAACTGGTATCAATCCTCATCCTATAAGAGCGATGGTCAGTCCTCCACCTATAAGAGCGATGGTCAGTCCTCCACCTATAAGAGCGATGACCATTCCTCAAGCTATCAGAGCGATGGTCAGTCCTCCAACAAGTCTGACGAAGACAGGGCTTAAACGTTAAATAATAATCGGATGAAAATGTGCAACCGCCGTTCATCTTTCTCGACTCAAATCATAAAATGGAATCAGAGAACATATTATATTAAAGCAAATTATTCTGCTATATTCATATTcattcatttcaaaaaattacgTTTCAGATAATATAACCGTCACGGAATAATTGGACAGTGATTAATAAACGCTAAATAAAACAATTCTTCATTCctgtttttaattttcaaactCTGAAGAAATGATTAACCAAagcaaaattcaagttttgatgcatttttatttcatgaAGCAAAGTTGTACACAATGGGCAGGCTTACAGTGTTAAAGCAGATGATTTAGTCATCAGTTGTTTTATAGCTCCTAACATCAATCATAGCATTTGAATCAATTGTAGTATATACTGCAAAACTTTGATTctaatttgaaaatttggtCAATTTAAAGTGtgtagtttttaaaattaaaacgtTTTCAGAAGTTGTCAAGATTATTCTGAAATGCGTAAtactatatatttttaataaagCTATTTGCATGAACTTTGCATTCCCTGGTTTGTACGGAAGACAGCCATTTCTACAACAACactatatataaatataacaCTGCcaatatatatactgtacgtAGAAATCATCACCTTTCACCTCAGCAGAGCATCACACTGAAGAAGAAGCATcacattttgaaaatgaacaC includes the following:
- the LOC116924492 gene encoding collagen alpha-1(I) chain, yielding MNVVAILAFVVAVAWAAPPVNRGSDYAPAAVDPYAAAQMRYLNYPFSSSDGSDEDEDIHRQWNDFLINYLPMLTKTAVAPGTYAGSYHGTPTYIAGPPGPAGPKGDTGDRGEPGAPGAFGPQGLPGLDGAPGPQGEKGSDGAPGQDGARGEKGEKGESGYNGAPGSDGSPGAPGKDGQTGPAGPQGPKGETGAPGQSYATAGPPGTPGLPGKDGAPGAPGYTGPQGPQGPSGKDGAPGPKGDTGSKGEKGDSGSPGTPGKDGLPGAPSYVAGPTGPQGPAGAPGAPGKDGLDGYAGTPGKDGKDGAPGFPGPQGEKGDSGKDGMPGPQGPQGPAGYPGPSGSEGPTGPVGPAGPEGKPGFDGSNGEPGYPGPVGPEGPHGPQGLPGVPGPQGPKGNTEPIGYTAHSGTESHGQKGGSGVSGVYLPVVAIQTAGFNGYQNSGYGLPENWYQSSSYKSDGQSSTYKSDGQSSTYKSDDHSSSYQSDGQSSNKSDEDRA